One genomic window of Arthrobacter caoxuetaonis includes the following:
- a CDS encoding ABC transporter ATP-binding protein yields MTTGPAPVPGPQPLLALRGLSHSYGSVQALHGIDLDIADNEFFALLGPSGCGKSTLLRSIAGFETPAEGEILLDGGPLTRLPAHRRPVNMMFQSYALFPHLSVEKNVAYGLEAEGTGKAEVRRRVGEVLETIGLTKFAKRRPSQLSGGQRQRVALARAIVKHPRLLLLDEPLSALDRKVRAEMQLELKRLQHEAGMTFVVVTHDQEEAMSMADRVAVLNGGRLEQVDTPVGLYSAPASRFVADFIGSANLLDGTAVAGGILLESGLVLAADHGLSAGSAATAVIRPEDVVLTAPGAGILDGTVLDTYFLGGTSTVAVRVSGVPAPFICTLRSVHVPQRGSEVGLIVDAARTVAVADDRGAGPLEAAAQETVSS; encoded by the coding sequence ATGACCACCGGACCTGCTCCCGTTCCCGGACCGCAGCCGCTGCTGGCGCTGCGCGGCCTCAGCCACAGCTACGGCTCCGTCCAGGCCCTGCACGGAATCGACCTGGATATTGCCGACAATGAGTTCTTTGCCCTGCTGGGCCCTTCCGGCTGCGGCAAGAGCACCCTGCTGCGTTCCATCGCCGGCTTCGAGACGCCCGCCGAAGGAGAGATCCTGCTCGACGGCGGTCCGCTGACCCGGCTGCCGGCCCACCGACGCCCGGTGAACATGATGTTCCAGTCCTATGCACTCTTCCCCCATCTGAGCGTGGAGAAGAACGTGGCCTACGGGCTGGAGGCGGAAGGCACCGGCAAAGCAGAGGTACGCCGCCGGGTCGGCGAGGTACTGGAGACCATCGGACTGACAAAATTCGCCAAACGCAGGCCCAGCCAGCTCTCCGGCGGCCAGCGCCAGCGGGTTGCCCTGGCCCGGGCAATCGTCAAGCATCCACGACTGCTGCTGCTCGATGAGCCGCTCTCGGCCCTGGACCGCAAGGTCAGGGCGGAAATGCAGCTGGAACTCAAGCGGCTGCAGCATGAGGCAGGCATGACGTTCGTGGTGGTCACGCATGACCAGGAAGAAGCCATGTCCATGGCGGACCGCGTGGCAGTGCTGAACGGCGGCCGGCTGGAGCAGGTCGATACGCCCGTCGGCCTCTATTCGGCACCGGCGTCCCGCTTCGTCGCAGACTTCATCGGTTCCGCCAACCTGCTCGACGGCACGGCAGTGGCCGGGGGCATCCTGCTGGAATCCGGACTGGTACTCGCGGCGGACCACGGGCTTTCCGCGGGGAGCGCCGCTACGGCGGTCATCCGCCCGGAGGATGTGGTCCTGACCGCGCCCGGGGCCGGAATCCTGGACGGAACGGTGCTGGACACCTACTTCCTCGGAGGCACCTCCACCGTGGCGGTTCGGGTCTCGGGTGTTCCCGCCCCCTTCATCTGCACCCTTCGCTCCGTCCACGTGCCGCAGCGCGGCTCGGAGGTCGGGCTAATCGTCGACGCCGCCCGCACGGTTGCCGTTGCCGATGACCGCGGCGCAGGACCGCTGGAGGCAGCCGCTCAGGAAACCGTCAGCTCATGA
- a CDS encoding ABC transporter permease, whose amino-acid sequence MSTTAATSGAAAGTQAAHRLRRRGARPGRSWHLRVPFWGAIAFLYLPILVVTAMSFNASSNLFSWSGFSLKWYAEVFRSPEILASLGNTLVVAAAAAVLATVLGTLTAVGIHRYTKGGLIRAIAIAPAMLPDLLLAIGLLSLFTLLNFTLGLLSVILAHTVFAMAFVTAIVLARLAQVDPSLEEASRDLGASPARTLLRVTVPQLGPAIISGGLLAFTLSLDEFVIAFFTTSPTVSTLPINIYSMVRFGVSPEINALATMLLGLTVLAVLGTQRLTKIADSL is encoded by the coding sequence ATGAGCACCACCGCAGCCACATCCGGAGCCGCCGCAGGAACTCAGGCAGCGCACAGGCTACGACGCCGCGGCGCACGGCCCGGGCGCAGCTGGCACCTGCGGGTGCCGTTCTGGGGCGCCATCGCGTTCCTGTACCTGCCGATCCTTGTGGTCACGGCCATGTCCTTCAACGCGTCTTCCAACCTGTTTTCCTGGTCCGGGTTCTCGCTGAAGTGGTACGCGGAGGTCTTCCGCTCCCCGGAGATCCTCGCGTCCCTGGGCAACACCCTGGTGGTGGCCGCCGCAGCTGCCGTCCTGGCCACCGTGCTGGGCACGCTGACCGCCGTCGGCATCCACCGCTACACGAAGGGCGGGCTGATCCGTGCGATCGCGATTGCGCCGGCCATGCTGCCGGACCTGCTCCTGGCGATCGGGCTGCTGAGCCTGTTCACGCTGCTGAACTTCACGCTTGGCCTGCTCTCGGTGATCCTGGCGCACACCGTGTTCGCCATGGCGTTTGTCACCGCGATCGTCCTGGCCCGGCTGGCCCAGGTGGATCCCAGCCTGGAGGAGGCTTCCCGTGACCTGGGTGCCTCCCCGGCACGGACGCTGCTGCGGGTCACCGTTCCGCAGCTGGGCCCGGCGATCATTTCCGGCGGGCTGCTGGCCTTCACCCTGTCCCTGGACGAATTCGTCATCGCTTTCTTCACTACCAGCCCAACTGTCTCCACCCTGCCCATCAACATCTACTCGATGGTGCGCTTCGGCGTCTCCCCCGAGATCAATGCCCTTGCCACCATGCTGCTGGGCCTGACCGTCCTGGCGGTCCTCGGCACACAACGACTGACCAAGATTGCGGATTCTCTATGA
- a CDS encoding ABC transporter permease yields MPAFRSPASGAVWRRSLAGLPILGPGVIVLFVLAVLPVALVTVYAFFERGRFGGVEYNFTLDNFVRLADPLYLGVVLKSILIAGAATGIALLIGYPAALFISRLPKRWRTLALIAVLLPFWTNFLIRTYAWILLLNNAGWINQGLQWLGITSEPVAMLYTEPAVVVGLVYMYLPLMILPLYASLSSQDPQLTEAAINLGSSPFRVFRTITLPLSAPGALTGCIFVFVPAMGNFIIPELIGGGKTVLIGNLIRDQFLKARDWPFGAALALVMTAFLVLLLVLQQRASRAVSEGKTPRKADA; encoded by the coding sequence GTGCCTGCTTTCCGTTCCCCGGCCTCCGGCGCCGTCTGGCGCCGGAGCCTGGCCGGACTTCCGATCCTGGGGCCCGGCGTTATCGTCCTGTTTGTGCTGGCGGTCCTGCCGGTAGCGCTGGTCACCGTCTATGCCTTTTTCGAGCGCGGCCGGTTCGGCGGCGTCGAATACAACTTCACCCTGGACAACTTTGTCCGGCTGGCGGACCCGCTCTACCTGGGCGTGGTGCTCAAATCCATCCTCATTGCCGGCGCTGCCACGGGCATCGCCCTGCTCATCGGCTACCCTGCGGCGCTGTTCATCTCGCGGCTGCCCAAACGCTGGCGCACCCTGGCACTGATCGCTGTCCTGCTGCCGTTCTGGACCAATTTCCTGATCCGCACCTACGCGTGGATCCTGCTGCTGAACAATGCCGGCTGGATCAACCAGGGACTGCAGTGGCTGGGCATCACCAGCGAACCGGTGGCCATGCTCTACACCGAGCCGGCCGTCGTCGTCGGGCTCGTCTATATGTACCTGCCGCTGATGATCCTGCCCCTGTACGCCTCCCTGTCCTCGCAGGACCCGCAGCTGACCGAAGCAGCCATCAACCTGGGGTCCTCCCCGTTCCGGGTCTTCCGCACCATCACCCTGCCGCTCTCCGCTCCCGGGGCACTGACCGGCTGCATCTTCGTGTTTGTGCCGGCCATGGGCAACTTCATCATTCCGGAGCTGATCGGCGGCGGTAAGACCGTGCTGATCGGCAACCTCATCCGCGACCAGTTCCTCAAGGCCCGCGACTGGCCCTTCGGCGCGGCGCTGGCGCTGGTCATGACCGCGTTCCTGGTGCTCCTGCTGGTGCTGCAGCAGCGTGCCTCCCGCGCCGTCAGCGAAGGCAAGACCCCACGGAAGGCGGACGCATGA